One genomic region from Leptolyngbyaceae cyanobacterium JSC-12 encodes:
- a CDS encoding integral membrane protein, YkoY family (IMG reference gene:2510097900~PFAM: Integral membrane protein TerC family~TIGRFAM: integral membrane protein, YkoY family), translated as MIDQLLDFSPNVGLDTLLLLPVLVALEAVLSADNAIALAALTQGLHNPTLQRRALNIGLVLAYVLRMSLILTATWVINYWQVELAGALYLLWLVFQYFTSSSDDEGEHPHHGPRFNSLWQAIPMIAITDLAFSLDSVTTAIAVSKELWIILLGATIGIVTLRFMAGLFIHWLEEFTRLEDAGYITVALVGLRLLVRVVNEEFVPPEWLMVSAIALIFLWGFSKRKNFGEFEVASQKTFSQPSTVQAENEPIPSSIEVAEEPVESTK; from the coding sequence ATGATTGATCAACTTCTAGATTTCTCTCCGAATGTTGGGTTAGATACCCTGCTGCTGCTGCCAGTATTAGTGGCGCTAGAAGCCGTGCTATCAGCAGATAATGCAATTGCGCTAGCCGCTCTCACTCAGGGGTTGCACAATCCAACCTTACAAAGGCGTGCCCTGAATATTGGTTTAGTCCTTGCCTATGTGTTGCGTATGTCTTTGATTTTGACTGCAACCTGGGTGATTAACTACTGGCAAGTAGAATTGGCGGGGGCACTGTATCTGCTGTGGCTTGTGTTTCAGTACTTTACCTCCAGTTCTGATGATGAGGGAGAACATCCCCATCATGGCCCCCGCTTTAATTCGCTGTGGCAAGCAATCCCGATGATTGCAATCACAGATTTAGCATTTTCCCTGGATAGCGTAACCACTGCGATCGCTGTTTCCAAGGAACTTTGGATCATCCTGCTAGGTGCCACCATCGGAATTGTCACGCTGCGGTTTATGGCAGGGTTGTTTATCCACTGGCTGGAGGAATTCACCCGCCTAGAAGATGCTGGCTACATCACTGTTGCGTTAGTTGGCTTACGCTTGCTGGTTCGCGTCGTCAATGAAGAGTTTGTACCGCCTGAATGGCTTATGGTAAGCGCGATCGCCCTCATCTTCTTATGGGGATTTTCAAAGCGCAAGAACTTCGGAGAGTTCGAAGTTGCTTCTCAAAAAACTTTTTCCCAACCAAGCACTGTACAAGCAGAAAATGAACCAATCCCCTCAAGTATCGAAGTCGCCGAAGAGCCTGTAGAAAGTACTAAGTAA
- a CDS encoding nucleoside diphosphate kinase (IMG reference gene:2510097901~PFAM: Nucleoside diphosphate kinase): MERTFLAIKPDGVQRKLIGEIIRRFEAKGFTLVGLKLMSVSRELAETHYGVHKEKPFFPGLVNFITSGPVVAMVWEGKGVIASARKIIGATNPLNAEPGTLRGDFGVDVGRNIIHGSDAPETAEQEIKLWFKDEELVGWEPSITSWIYE; encoded by the coding sequence TTGGAACGGACATTTTTAGCAATCAAGCCGGATGGTGTACAACGCAAACTGATCGGCGAAATCATCCGTCGTTTTGAAGCAAAAGGCTTTACCCTGGTTGGCTTGAAACTGATGAGTGTCAGCCGGGAACTCGCAGAAACTCACTATGGCGTGCATAAAGAGAAGCCCTTTTTCCCTGGATTAGTCAACTTCATCACCTCTGGGCCTGTTGTAGCAATGGTGTGGGAAGGGAAAGGAGTGATTGCCTCAGCTCGCAAAATCATTGGCGCAACCAATCCCCTCAATGCTGAACCAGGAACCTTGCGGGGTGATTTTGGGGTTGATGTAGGGCGTAATATCATTCATGGTTCCGATGCCCCAGAAACGGCTGAACAGGAGATTAAACTCTGGTTTAAGGACGAAGAACTGGTTGGATGGGAACCCAGCATCACTAGCTGGATTTATGAATAA
- a CDS encoding hypothetical protein (IMG reference gene:2510097902), with the protein MTEPEFLENQDIKHLKQFLYLMPVVGFFPALWTLYYRSGTRQEKDLSRVVVTLTLGWLTGYILLGTGAELADSFSLPLLISSSLLTSGYFLINIWLMVRVWQRKSVRLPLVSQVGDHLP; encoded by the coding sequence ATGACTGAACCAGAATTTCTGGAAAACCAGGATATAAAGCACTTGAAACAGTTTCTCTATTTGATGCCTGTTGTAGGGTTTTTCCCAGCACTGTGGACCCTGTACTACCGGAGTGGTACCAGGCAGGAAAAAGATTTGAGTCGGGTTGTGGTGACGCTGACGCTGGGATGGTTAACCGGATATATTTTGCTGGGAACGGGTGCGGAACTGGCAGATTCATTTTCCTTACCGTTGTTAATTTCCAGCAGCTTACTAACGTCTGGCTATTTCTTAATTAATATTTGGTTGATGGTACGCGTGTGGCAACGGAAATCTGTGCGGTTGCCTTTAGTCAGTCAAGTAGGCGATCATTTACCATGA
- a CDS encoding AAA+ family ATPase (IMG reference gene:2510097903~PFAM: ATPase family associated with various cellular activities (AAA)): MDVPFPDNWTYLRTELNWLDRVLANTIARQRKETKEVNRVARSPLDRATSHWWQGLINLDGVVASDSPVDAPKRGSTKRTYQQQMEARIRASQEKGIILGLPSLCQRLSLSTFEKNLVLIALAPEVSRRYERIYRLLQEPDQPQASGLPSVDLVLRLLCRNDAEWRSARLSLTGTSKLVEHQIVLLPDTHNQPFLAHSVKLADPIVEYLLAEQPQLPTLESLLQAALNSDDHEVEPLSNTLDTWIPTPIHHVLGTHSHSTIAASTSIDAWTRVILPERQLIALQHWCDRIRYAELVDEAWGFRDSTDSVGTIAQLIGAKGTGKTTVARAIAQTLNVPLVTLDLVSLNPAQSDSTLQHLLAEAPTVLLVKSAQRWFGRTTPLPTATLHHFLQERQRSRSITLLSLEPPGTMRAMWQPYLTDIVQFPLPTQQNRQKLWKQSFPSTVPLAADIDWHALSKQPYTGGEIVAIAREAAIYAATDSVESKLSMKHILKACQNRTHRALSETKRKQSIVKKRNTLKSKNAANH, encoded by the coding sequence ATGGACGTTCCCTTTCCAGATAACTGGACCTATCTCCGCACTGAACTGAACTGGCTAGATCGGGTGCTGGCAAATACGATCGCTCGGCAGCGCAAGGAAACCAAGGAAGTCAATCGGGTGGCACGATCACCCCTTGATCGAGCTACCAGCCATTGGTGGCAAGGGCTAATTAACCTGGATGGAGTTGTTGCCAGTGACTCTCCGGTGGATGCACCCAAACGGGGTTCTACGAAGAGAACGTATCAACAGCAAATGGAAGCTCGAATTCGAGCAAGTCAAGAGAAAGGGATTATTTTGGGCTTGCCATCTCTCTGCCAGAGGTTATCACTATCTACGTTTGAAAAAAACCTGGTGTTAATTGCCCTGGCTCCAGAAGTTAGCCGACGCTATGAACGCATCTATCGCCTTTTACAAGAACCTGACCAGCCTCAGGCATCTGGCTTACCCAGTGTTGATCTGGTTTTGCGATTACTGTGTCGAAATGACGCTGAATGGCGATCAGCACGTCTTTCCTTGACAGGAACGTCTAAATTAGTTGAGCATCAGATTGTGCTCCTGCCAGACACGCACAATCAACCCTTCCTGGCGCATTCAGTGAAATTGGCAGATCCTATTGTTGAATACCTCCTGGCAGAGCAGCCCCAATTGCCAACCCTGGAATCTCTGTTGCAAGCTGCTCTGAATTCTGATGATCACGAGGTTGAGCCGCTTTCCAACACATTGGATACCTGGATACCCACACCAATTCATCATGTACTAGGAACACATTCTCACTCTACGATCGCCGCTTCAACCTCTATCGATGCCTGGACTCGTGTGATTTTGCCAGAACGTCAACTGATTGCTTTGCAACATTGGTGTGATCGCATTCGCTATGCGGAGCTAGTAGATGAAGCCTGGGGATTTAGGGACAGCACAGATTCAGTCGGCACAATTGCGCAATTGATAGGAGCTAAAGGAACTGGTAAAACAACAGTTGCTCGAGCGATCGCTCAGACACTCAATGTTCCCCTTGTCACCCTGGATTTAGTCTCTCTGAATCCAGCACAGAGCGACTCAACTTTGCAGCACCTTCTTGCCGAGGCACCCACCGTATTGTTAGTGAAGTCTGCTCAACGGTGGTTTGGACGAACGACTCCCTTGCCAACTGCAACACTGCATCATTTTTTACAAGAACGCCAACGTAGCCGCAGCATCACCCTCTTAAGTCTGGAACCACCAGGAACCATGCGGGCAATGTGGCAACCATATCTGACGGACATTGTGCAATTTCCCTTACCAACCCAGCAAAACCGACAGAAGCTATGGAAACAATCCTTTCCATCAACCGTTCCCCTAGCGGCTGATATCGACTGGCATGCCTTATCAAAACAACCCTACACAGGTGGGGAAATTGTAGCGATCGCCCGCGAAGCAGCAATTTATGCGGCAACTGATTCAGTAGAAAGCAAACTCAGCATGAAACACATTCTCAAAGCCTGCCAAAATAGGACGCATCGAGCGCTATCAGAGACAAAAAGGAAACAGTCAATCGTCAAGAAACGCAATACTCTAAAAAGTAAAAACGCAGCAAATCATTAA
- a CDS encoding Glyoxalase/Bleomycin resistance protein/Dioxygenase superfamily (IMG reference gene:2510097904) → MHHASIRTANIHRAIAFYELLGFIVYERFTTGYTLACWMEGLGGRIELIQIPQPKPAPDAFYDEHYVGYYHLSFDLTATTNDLPTWLQTLQQTFEQASQEQPEQFQPLKILLEPEQQMIGEHVYEVAFIADTDGLPLEFIRLIN, encoded by the coding sequence ATGCATCACGCTTCAATTCGCACAGCCAATATTCACCGGGCGATCGCATTTTACGAATTGCTCGGTTTTATTGTTTATGAGCGGTTCACTACCGGATATACATTGGCATGTTGGATGGAAGGATTAGGAGGACGCATCGAGCTTATCCAAATCCCTCAACCTAAACCTGCCCCGGATGCCTTCTATGATGAACACTACGTGGGGTACTACCACCTCTCCTTCGACCTGACTGCTACTACAAATGATTTACCAACCTGGTTACAAACTTTGCAACAAACATTTGAGCAGGCATCCCAGGAGCAACCAGAACAGTTTCAACCGCTAAAGATTCTGCTAGAACCTGAACAGCAAATGATTGGCGAGCACGTTTACGAAGTGGCATTTATTGCCGATACTGATGGGTTGCCGCTGGAGTTTATTAGACTTATCAACTAA
- a CDS encoding mannose-6-phosphate isomerase (IMG reference gene:2510097905~PFAM: Mannose-6-phosphate isomerase), whose translation MAVLQQASETSTLSTNALAFAQPIGTTDIRPWGSFTILDEGPGYKIKRIEVKPGHRLSLQMHYHRSEHWIVVSGTARVICDNQEIILCSNQSTYVPQTKVHRLENPGVIPLVVIEVQNGDYLGEDDIVRFQDDYIREPQ comes from the coding sequence ATGGCAGTACTGCAACAAGCTTCTGAAACATCAACCTTGTCAACCAATGCCTTAGCTTTTGCCCAACCCATCGGCACCACCGATATTCGCCCCTGGGGTTCATTTACCATTTTGGATGAAGGTCCTGGCTACAAAATTAAGCGCATTGAAGTGAAACCAGGGCACCGCTTAAGCTTGCAAATGCACTACCACCGCAGTGAACACTGGATTGTGGTATCAGGAACTGCACGAGTTATTTGTGACAATCAGGAAATTATTTTGTGCAGTAATCAATCGACCTATGTGCCTCAAACTAAAGTTCACCGTTTGGAAAATCCTGGGGTGATTCCATTAGTCGTAATTGAGGTTCAGAATGGAGACTATCTGGGAGAGGATGACATTGTCCGCTTCCAGGATGATTACATTCGCGAACCCCAGTAA
- a CDS encoding fructose-2,6-bisphosphatase (IMG reference gene:2510097906~PFAM: Phosphoglycerate mutase family): protein MHGVLKLLFIRHAQSTGNQEKRMQGHGEFELSELGKQQAEKLARRLLAEAWFPSHIYSSPLKRAAQTTQILVDYFQTAPLPAAVSDLIDATVTSPMDNLEERIRRSLQIEFADELKEFQNGIFQGLTWAEAVSQYPDLCQVLESSPDWIPIPGAESLEEARSRARQFVQSLLQRHKNGDHVWIVSHSWIMQHLIAELLECNRSWRLRASNTALFEFWIDRDRWERADQNRFNTDLWQVFRFNDSQHLQ, encoded by the coding sequence ATGCACGGAGTATTGAAGTTGTTGTTTATTCGTCATGCCCAATCAACTGGGAATCAGGAAAAGCGGATGCAAGGGCATGGAGAGTTTGAATTGTCGGAATTGGGGAAGCAACAGGCTGAAAAATTGGCTCGTCGCTTATTAGCCGAAGCCTGGTTCCCATCGCATATCTATAGCAGCCCATTGAAGCGAGCTGCCCAAACAACCCAGATTTTGGTGGATTATTTTCAAACGGCTCCGCTTCCTGCTGCTGTCAGTGATTTGATCGATGCAACAGTAACTAGTCCTATGGATAACCTGGAGGAAAGAATACGGCGATCGCTGCAGATTGAGTTTGCCGATGAATTGAAGGAATTTCAAAATGGGATTTTTCAAGGCTTGACCTGGGCAGAAGCCGTGAGCCAGTATCCAGATCTCTGTCAGGTGTTAGAATCTTCCCCTGATTGGATTCCGATTCCGGGTGCAGAAAGCTTAGAGGAAGCGCGATCGCGTGCTCGCCAATTTGTGCAATCTCTGCTGCAACGGCACAAAAATGGTGATCATGTTTGGATCGTAAGTCATAGCTGGATTATGCAGCATCTGATTGCCGAATTGCTGGAATGTAATCGCTCCTGGCGGCTGCGGGCAAGCAACACCGCCCTGTTTGAATTCTGGATTGACCGCGATCGCTGGGAACGAGCCGACCAAAACCGCTTCAATACTGACTTGTGGCAAGTGTTTCGGTTTAATGACTCACAGCATTTGCAATAA
- a CDS encoding hypothetical protein (IMG reference gene:2510097907) has protein sequence MTNEANDIVKQAKNGSVAAIIQVLNEKLTDSGVRTRAIFEGNVLQLLCEGQTLDQLEQPILVERIRYLLEEISPRNVRRVNINSRIVREQQLLWLEEINRDRENQLLWSEEITLKKPNFFKQLVDDWSTRDATPKAEPAKASSAKNTSQKQREKRQFWRGLTGGVLASCLLLLAGWWVYTRYGAENAIIPASMTSGEAERSPSTATNLTTPPQPQNAVTTADPFAEAVRLAERTSQSSQTAKSAAEWLNLAAQWQKASDLMAQVAVTDARYKTAQGRVVDYRKNSEIALQKARQVQAAGASAL, from the coding sequence ATGACGAACGAAGCAAACGACATTGTTAAACAGGCGAAGAATGGTAGCGTTGCCGCCATTATCCAGGTTCTGAATGAGAAGCTAACGGATTCAGGCGTGAGGACACGAGCAATTTTTGAAGGGAATGTGCTGCAATTGCTGTGCGAGGGGCAAACGCTGGATCAGCTGGAGCAACCGATTTTAGTAGAACGGATTCGCTACCTGCTTGAAGAGATTTCTCCTCGTAATGTGCGACGAGTTAACATCAACAGTCGCATTGTGCGAGAACAACAGTTACTCTGGCTAGAAGAAATTAATCGCGATCGCGAAAATCAATTATTGTGGTCTGAAGAAATTACGCTGAAGAAGCCCAATTTTTTCAAGCAACTGGTAGATGACTGGTCTACTCGGGATGCCACACCCAAAGCGGAACCAGCAAAAGCATCCTCTGCAAAAAACACTTCCCAGAAGCAGCGAGAGAAGCGGCAGTTTTGGCGTGGGTTAACGGGGGGAGTGTTGGCAAGTTGTTTGCTACTGTTGGCTGGATGGTGGGTTTATACCCGGTATGGGGCTGAAAATGCAATCATTCCAGCTAGCATGACTTCGGGTGAAGCAGAGCGATCGCCCAGTACTGCTACTAATCTAACCACTCCCCCACAACCCCAAAATGCTGTTACAACAGCTGATCCGTTTGCGGAAGCTGTGCGCCTGGCAGAACGCACCTCCCAATCTAGCCAAACAGCAAAGTCTGCGGCTGAATGGCTTAATCTGGCGGCTCAATGGCAAAAAGCCTCTGATTTAATGGCACAAGTTGCAGTGACCGATGCTCGCTATAAAACAGCTCAGGGGCGAGTTGTAGACTATCGCAAAAATAGCGAAATTGCCCTACAGAAAGCCCGTCAGGTGCAGGCAGCTGGAGCCTCTGCCCTTTAG
- a CDS encoding putative membrane protein (IMG reference gene:2510097908~PFAM: Protein of unknown function (DUF1361)): protein MREILQDSLEVFNWHSGWIVWNLFLAFIPLVLSFFLYRRRSLRRSVLWWIAFLVFFAFLPNAPYLLTDIIHLIRATRSGYSAFIIVLIFIPLHLFAIATGFQAYVISVMNQSVYLKRIGAEKYVVWSELVTHALSAIGVYLGRFRRFNSWDFVTDPGNILISTVDDLTSKRPLLVMSISFIILTIFYWLMKQINLGLWLRFKELRANGHWFE, encoded by the coding sequence ATGAGAGAAATTCTGCAAGATTCATTAGAAGTCTTTAACTGGCATAGCGGCTGGATTGTTTGGAATTTATTTTTAGCCTTTATTCCGCTAGTATTGAGCTTTTTTCTATATCGGCGGCGATCGCTACGACGTTCAGTGCTCTGGTGGATTGCCTTTCTGGTCTTTTTTGCGTTCTTGCCGAATGCACCCTACTTACTTACTGACATCATTCATCTAATTCGGGCAACCAGATCGGGCTATTCCGCTTTCATTATCGTGCTCATTTTTATTCCACTGCACCTTTTTGCCATTGCTACTGGGTTCCAGGCTTACGTGATTTCGGTGATGAACCAGAGTGTTTACCTGAAGCGAATTGGGGCTGAAAAGTATGTTGTGTGGTCAGAACTGGTAACTCATGCATTGAGCGCGATCGGAGTATATTTGGGACGGTTTCGCCGCTTTAATAGCTGGGATTTTGTTACTGATCCTGGCAACATTCTCATTTCCACTGTGGATGACTTAACATCCAAACGGCCCCTTTTAGTCATGAGTATTTCCTTCATCATCCTGACAATTTTCTACTGGCTGATGAAGCAAATCAATTTGGGACTGTGGCTACGGTTCAAAGAACTCAGAGCCAACGGGCACTGGTTTGAATAA
- a CDS encoding AAA+ family ATPase (IMG reference gene:2510097909~PFAM: ATPase family associated with various cellular activities (AAA)) — MSDLFKGFEQLLELAKALEEKAATGELKTEFHVSSRGFSNIPRQGNIPGGVGVNRVRTDTKVSEGQPVGTNAEAHLEQVEQAEQQSSSPGASLKDVGGLAEVLKELRELVEIPLKRPDLLAKLGLEPPKGVLLVGPPGTGKTLTARALSEELGVSYIAIAGPEVIGKYYGEAEGRLRSVFEKAAKMAPCIIFIDEIDSLVPDRSKVEGEVEKRLVAQLLSLMDGFAKTQGVIVLAATNRPDHLDPALRRPGRFDREVQFRVPDRTGRLEILTVLTRAMPLELVNLEAIADLSVGMVGADLKAVCQKAAYYALRRQVPSLQVPIPDAMTVTQEDFLQALREVKPSVLRSVEIETPNVTWEQIGGLETIKQTLQESVEGALLYPELYIRTGAKAPRGILLWGPPGTGKTLLAKAVAAQARANFIAVNGPELLSRWVGAAEQEVRELFRKARQAAPCVVFIDEIDTLAPARGSFQGDSGVSDRVVGQLLTELDGLQECLNVLLIGATNRPDALDPALLRAGRLDLQLKVDLPDCESRLAILHVHNSDRPLVAVDLEHWATQTDGWNGADLALLSNQAALEAIRRYRAQGLTDPSLLQIDQTDFAAAHRLLVLQKQREPSND, encoded by the coding sequence ATGAGCGATTTATTTAAGGGATTTGAGCAATTGCTGGAGTTAGCAAAAGCGCTAGAAGAAAAAGCGGCAACTGGTGAACTTAAAACAGAGTTTCATGTGAGTTCTCGTGGCTTCAGCAATATTCCTCGGCAAGGTAACATTCCAGGTGGAGTTGGGGTGAATCGAGTACGAACGGATACAAAAGTATCCGAAGGACAACCAGTGGGCACAAATGCTGAGGCTCACTTAGAACAGGTCGAACAAGCAGAACAGCAGTCATCTTCTCCTGGTGCATCGTTAAAGGATGTGGGTGGCTTGGCGGAAGTATTAAAGGAACTCCGAGAGTTAGTAGAGATTCCGCTGAAACGTCCGGACTTATTAGCCAAATTGGGCTTGGAACCACCCAAGGGTGTGTTGCTGGTGGGACCGCCCGGAACTGGAAAAACCCTGACAGCCCGCGCCCTCTCAGAAGAACTGGGGGTGAGTTACATTGCGATCGCCGGTCCTGAAGTCATAGGCAAATACTACGGTGAAGCAGAAGGGCGATTGCGCAGTGTGTTTGAAAAAGCTGCCAAAATGGCACCCTGCATTATTTTCATTGATGAAATTGATAGTCTAGTACCTGATCGCAGCAAAGTGGAAGGCGAAGTTGAAAAACGCCTGGTTGCGCAGTTACTCAGTTTGATGGATGGCTTTGCTAAAACGCAGGGGGTGATTGTACTAGCAGCCACCAATCGCCCCGATCACCTTGACCCAGCCTTACGGCGTCCCGGACGGTTTGATCGAGAGGTGCAGTTTCGTGTGCCAGACCGCACTGGTCGGCTGGAGATTTTGACCGTGTTGACGCGAGCGATGCCGTTAGAACTGGTGAACCTTGAGGCGATCGCTGATTTGAGTGTGGGCATGGTAGGCGCAGACTTGAAAGCTGTATGCCAGAAAGCCGCCTACTACGCTCTGCGACGTCAGGTTCCTTCATTACAAGTTCCAATTCCTGATGCGATGACGGTCACCCAGGAAGACTTTTTGCAAGCACTGCGGGAGGTTAAGCCATCGGTACTGCGCTCCGTGGAAATAGAAACACCGAATGTAACCTGGGAGCAAATTGGTGGGCTGGAAACCATTAAACAAACGTTGCAAGAATCAGTGGAAGGTGCATTGCTTTACCCTGAACTTTACATTCGTACTGGCGCTAAAGCACCCCGTGGCATTCTTCTGTGGGGACCACCGGGGACAGGTAAAACCCTGTTGGCAAAAGCAGTGGCTGCTCAAGCGCGAGCCAATTTCATTGCGGTGAATGGTCCTGAATTGTTGAGTCGCTGGGTTGGGGCAGCCGAGCAGGAAGTCCGAGAATTATTTCGTAAAGCACGGCAGGCGGCTCCCTGTGTGGTGTTTATTGATGAAATCGATACCCTGGCTCCAGCACGGGGTTCGTTTCAAGGGGATTCTGGCGTCAGCGATCGCGTTGTTGGGCAACTCCTGACCGAACTTGATGGTTTGCAGGAATGCTTAAACGTGTTACTCATTGGCGCCACCAATCGCCCCGATGCGCTTGACCCCGCGTTACTTCGGGCAGGCCGATTGGATCTGCAACTGAAAGTAGATTTGCCTGATTGCGAAAGTCGTTTAGCGATTTTACACGTGCATAACAGCGATCGCCCCTTAGTAGCCGTTGATTTAGAACACTGGGCAACCCAAACCGATGGTTGGAACGGAGCAGATCTTGCCCTACTCAGCAATCAAGCTGCCCTGGAAGCCATTCGTCGCTATCGTGCTCAAGGGTTAACTGATCCCTCCCTGCTTCAAATTGACCAAACTGATTTTGCTGCTGCACATCGCTTACTGGTATTGCAGAAACAGCGAGAGCCGTCCAATGATTAA
- a CDS encoding phosphoacceptor domain-containing protein (histidine kinase family',PAS domain type 4-containing protein,'ATPase, histidine kinase/DNA gyrase B/HSP90-like; IMG reference gene:2510097910~PFAM: Histidine kinase-, DNA gyrase B-, and HSP90-like ATPase; His Kinase A (phosphoacceptor) domain; PAS fold) — translation MAEEYLLGMNDVSLTEEVTQLKAQVAALEELLEVYERETLEKSKQLENALQELQYSDDALRVLQSILASMGSGVVVVDESGQLVFINPAATEFLGIQSGHRQLHDWTHAQAFYRPGESTPLAIDDFPLVRAMYGESVDTTELYVHLPEQAEGIWLSVTARSLRDDEGNLHGAVAVFHNITHIKHTEAALRQSELQSRKQATQLEQALNELRQTQAQLVQTEKMSSLGQLVAGVAHEINNPINFIYGNINPAQQYITDLLDLIQLYQQVYPNPAPIIQAEITRIDLEFVKQDLPQLMRSLQMGANRIRQIVLSLRNFSRLDESAMKAVNIHEGIDNTLLILQNRLKAKSNCPEIRLVKQYGDLPLVECYAGQLNQVFMNILSNAIDALEEAWQQQGTTRWQESDTHRQTAEVGSQQTIDNWKTAVQSDFKPTIWIQTECTPSDRALVRIRNNGPSIPPNVLARLFDPFFTTKPVGKGTGLGLYISYQIITETHAGVLKCISQPNQGVEFWIEIPIRSPFHESSSNTINPDWSTQQQSGNN, via the coding sequence ATGGCTGAAGAATATTTATTAGGTATGAATGACGTGAGTTTGACTGAAGAAGTGACACAACTGAAAGCACAGGTAGCAGCCCTGGAAGAATTATTGGAGGTTTACGAGCGGGAAACGCTAGAAAAATCCAAACAGTTAGAGAATGCCCTCCAAGAATTGCAATACTCAGATGATGCTCTCCGTGTGTTGCAATCAATTCTTGCCAGCATGGGAAGCGGAGTCGTTGTCGTGGATGAAAGTGGACAATTAGTGTTTATTAATCCAGCCGCAACCGAATTTTTAGGTATCCAATCGGGGCATAGGCAATTACATGACTGGACTCACGCCCAAGCGTTTTACCGTCCAGGTGAGAGCACTCCACTTGCCATTGATGATTTTCCACTAGTACGGGCAATGTATGGCGAGTCGGTTGATACAACAGAACTCTACGTTCACTTGCCGGAACAGGCAGAAGGGATCTGGCTCAGTGTTACTGCGCGATCGCTCCGAGATGATGAGGGTAACTTACATGGAGCAGTGGCAGTATTTCACAACATCACCCACATTAAACACACAGAAGCCGCTCTGCGCCAATCTGAGTTGCAATCAAGAAAACAGGCAACCCAGTTGGAACAGGCACTCAATGAACTGCGCCAAACCCAGGCGCAACTGGTCCAGACTGAAAAAATGTCAAGCTTGGGACAACTGGTGGCAGGAGTTGCTCACGAAATCAATAACCCCATTAATTTTATCTATGGCAACATCAACCCCGCCCAGCAATACATTACGGACTTATTGGATCTGATCCAACTTTATCAGCAGGTGTATCCCAACCCAGCACCAATTATCCAGGCTGAAATTACCCGTATTGATTTGGAGTTCGTCAAGCAAGACCTGCCGCAATTAATGCGTTCGCTTCAAATGGGGGCAAACCGGATTCGGCAAATTGTACTGTCATTGCGAAACTTCTCCCGCCTCGATGAATCTGCTATGAAGGCAGTGAATATTCACGAGGGCATTGATAACACGTTGCTGATTCTACAGAATCGGTTGAAAGCCAAATCGAACTGTCCTGAAATTCGCCTGGTTAAGCAATATGGCGACCTGCCGCTGGTGGAATGCTACGCCGGACAACTGAATCAGGTGTTCATGAATATCTTGAGTAATGCCATTGATGCATTGGAAGAGGCTTGGCAACAGCAGGGAACAACCAGGTGGCAAGAATCAGATACTCACAGGCAAACGGCAGAAGTCGGCAGTCAGCAAACGATTGACAATTGGAAGACAGCAGTCCAATCAGACTTTAAGCCAACGATCTGGATTCAGACTGAATGCACCCCTAGCGATCGCGCGCTTGTTCGAATCCGCAATAACGGTCCCAGCATTCCACCCAATGTGCTGGCTCGCTTGTTTGATCCATTTTTCACCACGAAACCTGTTGGTAAAGGGACTGGCTTAGGGCTATATATCAGCTATCAAATCATTACTGAAACTCATGCTGGCGTATTAAAGTGCATTTCCCAGCCTAATCAGGGTGTTGAATTTTGGATCGAAATTCCGATCCGGAGTCCTTTTCACGAGTCATCCTCCAATACTATCAATCCTGATTGGTCAACACAGCAGCAATCAGGGAATAACTAA